The genome window CCCGGGCGGATCGAGCGACGCCGGGTCGACGTCGTGGATCCCCGTGACCTCGGCGCTCGTCGGGTCGTCGACGGAGTAGACCGGGACGCCCTCGATCTCCGCCGCGTCGGTCGCCGTCGGCTCGGTCGGCTCCGCGCAGACGACGGCGTCGAGGTCGGTCCGGTCGATCCGCGCGGCGATCTCGCGGGGCGTCAGCTCCTGCCCGAGCGGGACGAACGTCGCCCCGATCCGCATCGTCGCGTGGACGAGCCCGACGGTGCCGACGTACGGGGGCGTGAGCACGCCGATCCGGTCGCCCTCGTCCAGTCCGTGCGCGACGAGCCGGCCGGCCGTCTCGGCGACGAGCCGGTCGAGGTCGGTGTAGCTCCACGCCTCGCCGTCCTCCGCGCGGACGAGGGCGGTATCGTCGGGCGACGAGACCACGCGGTGTGAGAGCCAGTCGCGCATCGGTCTCACCCGCGTTCGCCGGGTGCGTCGGGGCTACTCATCCGTCGGCTGTCGCACGGTCAACACCGGCACGTCGGACGTGCGGACGACCCGCTCCGTGACGCTCCCGAGCAGGTAGCGGTCGATCCCCTTCCGCCCGTGCGTCCCCATCACGACCACGTCGATGCCGTGTTCGTCGACGTAGTCGTGGATCGACTGATAGGCCGTTCCCGACGTCACGCTGGTGACGCAGTCGACGCCGGCGTCCGCGGCGGCGTCGGCCACGCGCCTCGTCGCCTCCTCGCCCTCCGATTCGAGCGCCTCGACGACGATCTCCGCGCCCGCCTCGAGGCTGGAGTACGCCGTGCCGTCGACGACGTACAGCGCGTGGAGGCGCGCGCCGTACTGGTCCGCGAGGTCGATCGCGTGTTCGATCGCGGCGTCCGACGCCGGACTGCCGTCGGTCGGAACGAGGATCTCTGAATACATCTCACTCCGTAGTACAGCGGGTATCGATTAAAAACCCGATCAACTTTCTCGGTCCCGGGTACGGGGCACCTGCTGCCGTCTCGGACGGGAACCGCCCTATCGGAACCCCATCGCTTCGATCTGTTCCTGATACCGGTTGCGGATGGTGACCTCGGTGACCTGCGCGACGTCGGCGACCTCGCGTTGGGTCTTCTTCTCGTTGCAGAGCAGCGAGGCCGCGTAGATGGCGGCCGCCGCGAAGCCCGTCGGCGACTTCCCGGAGAGCAGTCCCTGCTCGGCGGAGACGTCGATTATCTCGGTCGCCTTCGACTGGACCTCCTCGGAGAGCTGGAGCGAGGACGCGAACCGCGGGACGAACTGCTTGGGGTCGACCGGCTTCAGCTCTAACCCCAACTCCTGTGAGATGTACCGGTAGGTCCGACCGATCTCCTTCTGCGGGACCCGCGAGACGTCCGCGACCTCGTCGAGGCTGCGGGGGATCCCCTCCTGTCGGCAGGCGGCGTACAGCGCGGCCGTGGAGACGCCCTCGATGGACCGGCCGCGGATCAGGTCCTCGTTGAGCGCGCGTCGGTAGATGACGGAGGCGACCTCACGCACCGACCGCGGGACGCCGAGCGCGCTCGCCATCCGGTCGATCTCCGAGAGCGCGAACTGGAGGTTGCGCTCGCCCGCGTCTTTGGTCCGAATCCGCTCCTGCCACTTTCGGAGGCGGTGCATCTGCGACCGTTTCTCCGAGGAGAGCGACCGCCCGTAGGCGTCCTTGTCCTTCCAGTCGATCGTCGTCGTGAGCCCCTTGTCGTGCATCGTCTCCGTGATCGGGGCGCCGACGCGCGACTTCGACTGCCGCTCGTTGTGGTTGAACGCGCGCCACTCCGGGCCGCGGTCGATGTTCCGCTCGTCCAGCACGAGCCCGCAGTCCTCGCAGACGAGCTCTTGGTCGGCGTCGGTGACGATGTTCTCCGAGTCACACTCCGGACAGGAGACCGTCGATTCGTCCGTTTCCTGCTCCGTGTCCCGCTCCTGTTGCCGCTGGCGACTCGGGCGTTCCATTAAAAGGTTTGTGGTCGTTTGCGTATTTAAGCCTTGTCCACGTCCATCATCGATCCTGAGGGTCCTCTGTTCGACCTTATTTCCGTTTTTCCACGCCGAAAGCGTCTGCAACGCCTGAATAGGAGATACAGATTCGAGTCGTCGAGGGCCTCGACGCGGTCCGCCGCGGTCCAACACGACGCACGAAACGTGACCGTAATTTGAGGTCGGAATACGGCACTTGGGGCGGTCGACCAGACCCGAGAACGCCATGTCAGCGACGGAGAGGATCCGATCCCGGAACGTCGACGCCGGGGAGGGTCAGATCCCGGAGCGTGCCGTGGGCGAGCGCAGGTTCGGTATATTACTATAGAACATCTATAAAGACTTTTGTATAACCTCTGCCAATGGGTTCGTATGAGTACCACTTCGTCTCCCGGCATCGAACGCACGCTGCGCGGTTGTCGCCCCGCCGACGTCGACCCCGTCGTCATCGACGCGGCGGACCTCGACAGCACCGCGCCCGAACACCTCCGCGACCTCAAGCGGGGGCTCGCGGCCCGCGGCTACCAGCCCGCCGCGGTCGCGACCGAGGCGGAGTTCGACGCCGAGAGCACGCTCGAACGCCAGCGCGAGGCCGACCGGCTCCGCGGCCTCGTCCGCGCCGCGTCGTTCCTCGGCGCCGGCCGGATCGAGGTCAGCGTCGACGACGAGCCGTGCGAGGAGACCCGCACGGCGCTCGCGGCGCTCGCCGAGCGCGCCGACCGCGAGGGCGTCGAGTTCGTTCGCGTCGGGGGCGACGGCGCAGCCTGACGATGGCGACGAAGCGGTCGCTCGCGACTAAGCTCGGCGTCGTCGCCGGCTTCGAGCGTCCCGACGCGGCCCTCGAACAGTACCCGACGCCCCCCGAGCTGGCCGCCCACGTCGTCCACCTCGCGGACCTCCACGGCGACGTCGACGGTCGGACCGTGCTCGATCTCGGCGCCGGCACCGGGATGCTCGCGCTCGCCGCGGCGCTGCGCGGCCCCGCCCGCGTCGTCGGCCTCGAGCTCGACGGCGGCGCGCTCGCGACCGCCCGGGCCAACGAGCGCCGCGTCGCCGCCAGCGCGCCGGTCCACTGGGTCCGCGGCGACGCCACCCGCCCGCCGCTCGCCGTCGCGGAGCCCGCGACCGTCGTGATGAATCCCCCGTTCGGCGCGCAGGACGGGAACCGCAACGCGGACCGCGAGTTCCTCGCGGTCGCAAGCGACCTCGCGGACGTCTCCTACTCGGTCCACAACGCCGGCAGTCAGGAGTTCGTCGAGGCGTTCGCCGCCGACGAGGGCGGCGAGGTGACCCACGCCTTCGCGGCCGAGTTCCGGATCGACGCGCAGTTCGACCACCACACCGACGCGGCGCGCGACATCGACACCGAAGTGTACCGTATCGAGTGGTCGTAGGGCGCTCCGCCTCCTCCGCAGCGGGACCGTCGGCCCCGGTCACTGCCGCCCCTCGTAGCGCTCCCGCTGCGCGATCCGGACCCGCGTCTCGCCGCGCTCCGCGAACAGGACGTCGCCCTCGCGCACGAGGGTGATCCCTCGGACCGTCACCGACTCGTTCGCGGCCGGAAGCGGCGCCGTAACGTTGTTCCCGCTCCCGCCGATCACCGACAGCTCGAACCCGCCCCGCGTGGCCGCGACGACGACGTTGCGGCCGTCGATTCGGGGCTCCGCCCGCGCGGGGTCGCTCGTGAACAGCGTCCGCCTGGTCCCGTTCCGGATCGCGTCGACCCGGTAGGTCGGGCCGCCGTTCGCGGCGACCCAACCGATGCGCTGGACCCAGACGGTCTCGCGCCAGCCGGTGCCGCCCACGTCGATCGCGCGGTACCCCCAGAACGCCAGGTTCCCCTTCGAGACGGCCGTGGTCCATATCTCGCGGTCCGGGTCGCTGACGATCACTCCCGACGTGTTGACAGACGTCGACCGCCCGAACGCCTCCACGTCGACGACGCCCACGAGCTGGTTCTCCACGTCCTCCGCGTACGTCACCTGGTACCCCTCCACCTCGATCGGGTCTCCCGGGAGGTCGCCGTCGTCGACCGCGACGAGGTTCGGCACGACGCCCGGGCCGGCGACGACGGCCAGCGCCGCGACGAGCAGGAGGAGCCCGACAGTCGCCGGCGTCGCCGAGCGGATCCCGCCGCGGACCGTCTCCGGCTCCGGGACCGCCCGAGTCGGCCACAGCGGCTCGTCGCGAGAGACGGCCGCGACGGCGACGATCGCGGCCAGCAGGGCGAGCAGCCCGACGCCGACGGCGCGGTACAGCTCGTACCGCTCGTTGCCGAGGTACCAGTACACCGCCCACAGCCGACGGGAGGCACCGAACAGCAGCAGCGCGCCGAAGACGAGGAGCGCGGACCGCTCGGTCGCGTCCGCGCGGGACCCGTCGTCGCCGACTGCCGTCGAGAGGGGATGGTAGCGCCACCGCCCCGCGGCCGCGTCCGGGCCCGCGTCGCGGTCCCTGTCGGGCTGTTCTCGGGGGCGACGCCGCAGGAGGACGACCGCGACCAGCGCGCCGCCGATCAGGCCGAGCGCGTGCCCCTGGATCGCGACGTTCGCCCACCCCGGAACGCCGTAGGAGGGGGACGCCTCCGCGAATGCCACCGGGACGCGGAGGGCGTCGTAGAGGACGCCGACGAGCGTCGTCCCGGCCATCGCGACGACCGCGGCGACGGGCCGCGAGACGAGCGCGAACCCCCAGTACGCGAAGACGACGACGGAGAAGCCGATCACCGGACCGAGCGCGAACAGCGCGGAGAGGAGCCCGAACGCGACCGCGGCGCCGGGGACGATCAGGAACGCCCGCACGTAGGGGTTCTCGCTCGGCGACTCGACGGCGGCGATTCGGCTCGGGAGTTCTCGGAGGCGACTCGGCAGGCGTCGGAGCCGGACCGGGCGTCCGTCCCCGTCGTCGACCTCGCGCCCGTGGGGGAAGTGGCCGTACGCGTACTCGGCGAGCCCCCCGGCGACGAGCGCGGAGAGGAGGTTCCCGGTGATATGCCCGCGGCTCGCGTGCGCGAAACTGGACCAGAGGAGCCCCTCCGGGTAGAAGTACGACCACGACCGGAACGGGATCACGACCGGTCGGTTCGGATTGTCGATACCCGACTGGACGAACAGGTACACCCCGATCACGCCGGCGATCACGACGAGCGTTCCCCACGGGACGCCGAGGAGGAGCCGCGAGCGGAGCGCTCGCGTCCAATCGCCGCTCGGACGGTCGACGAGGTACACCGCGGCGAGCGCGACGACGACGCCGACGCCCCCGGCGGCGAGGTGAACGGCCTCCGACGGCAGCGCCTCCGCGATCATGTCAGGTTCGAGGGGGCCGCGCACACATCAATACGGGGGTCGCGTTCCCGACGATATCAGGAGGACGGCCGGAGCGTCCGGTCTCAGATCTTGTTCTCGGCGTCGTCGGCGAGCTCCTCCATCCGCTTGCCGACGCGGCCGGCGGGCGAGAACTCGTCTTCGCTCATCGCGTTCGCTAGGGCGTTGCCGAGGACGAACACGGCGTGTTTGTGCTCGCTCTTCGACTTGTGGACGTGCGAGGGGTCGACGTCGAGCTCGTCGTAGGGGTCGAACAGCGAGCCGTCGACGGTCTCCTGCGCGCGGAAGTGCTCCATGATCGTCACCATCTGTTCGTGGAGTTCGAGCAGCTCGTCCTTGTGCATATCCACGGATACGGGTTGTATGCCCTATAAGGGTTGTTGAGGGCGGTACGCACGGATCCGTGCCGCGCGCGGCTCGACGCGGGGTCGTTCGCTCAGAAGACGTACTCGTCTTCGTGGCCCATCATCCCCTCCTCCTCGAACCCGCTGTTGGAGTCGTCGTCGTCCCGGGGGCCGCTCGTCTTGTACGCCTTGATGCCAGTCGACAGCAGCTCCTCGACCGCCTCCTCCCGGTTGAGGAACTCTCCCTCCTCGACCATCTGGGCTATCTGCATCTCCAGATGCTCCGGCACGGTTATCTTCACTCGTGGCATTTGCTGTCCGGGTCTTGTGGCATGGCGTATATAAAAGTGGCGTCGGAGATCCGCTGATACGAAAACTCAAAACGACGACGCAAAAGTTCATTTTTGATCTGTTAAATACAGGTTAAAGATGTACGAAGCGGCGCGGCGATCCCTCTCGCCGCCGACTCCGTTCCCGCCGCGCGCGGTGCTCGCGGGTGCCCGACCGTCTCCGAGAGCGACATTCATACGTCGGTCCGGGCCGAACCGCATCCCATGACCGAATCCGGCGTCGAGGGCGCCGAGGACCTCACCGACCTCTACCGCGAGTACGGCGACGATCGGCTCCCGCCGGGACAGCGCGAGACCGACGGGTTCCCCGTCCTCTCGAAGAGCGGAACGCCCTCGTGGGACCCGGAGACGTTCGAGCTCGAGGTGTGGGGCGCCGTCGAGGAGCCGCAGTCCCTCTCGCTCGACGAGTTCCGCGACCTGCCGGCCGTCACCCAGCGGCAGGACTTCCACTGCGTGACGGGGTGGAGCAAGTTCGACTGCGAGTTCACCGGGGTCGCGTTCGCGGACCTGGCCGACCTCGCCGGCGTCCGCGACGAGGCGGAACACGTGATGTTCCACTCGCTGGACGGCTACACGACCGACCTCCCGCTCGACGAGTGCACGAAGCCGGGCGTCCAGCTCGCGTACGGCTTCGACGGCGACGACCTCCCGGCCGACCACGGCGGCCCGATCCGCGTCGTCACGCCCCACAAGTACGCGTACAAGGGCGCGAAGTGGGTCTCGGGCGTGGAGCTCCTCACCGAACCCGAGCTCGGCTACTGGGAGAAACGCGGGTACAGCGACACGGCGAACCCCTGGAACGAGGAGCGCTACAGCTGACCGTCCGCCGTCCGTCGCCCTGCTCGTTTTGCCGCTCGGGGTTCCCCCGTCCGCTCCGCCCCGATAGTCAGGATAAAGGGTCCCCGGTCCCGACTCGATACGCATGGAACGGGCGCGCTCTCGGTCGTCGCCGCCGCTGGTCAGCCGGACCACGGCGGTCGACGAGCCGGCGTTCGCGGCGGCGTTCGACGCCCTCCCGTCGCCGCGCACGACCTGGAGCGCGCCCGACGACGCGCTGGTGCTCGGCGGCGGCGCGGCGGCGACGCTGACCGCCGCCGGCGGCGACCGGTTCGCGGCGATCCGCGACGCGTCGACGGAGCTGTTCGAGTCCGGCGATGTCCACGCCGGCACCGAGGCGGCCCGCCCCCGCGTGTTCGGGGGGTTCGCCTTCCACGAGGGCGCCTGCGACGGCGACCCGTGGGGGCCGTTTCCGGAGGCCCGGTTCGTGTTGCCGCGGGTCCAGCTGACGGTCGCGGACAACGGCGCGTGGCTCACCGTCAACGCGGTCGGCGACGACGCCGACGTCGCCGCCGTCGAGGACCGCTTGGCGCGCGAGGTCGATCGGTTCGCCGCGCTCGACCGGCGCGACTCCGGGGAGACGGGCGAGAGCGCGGCCGCCTCTCGGCCGCCTCGCCCGGGCATCCGCGCGAGCCGCCGGACGACGAGCCGCGAGGCGTGGCGCGAGAGCGTCGGCGCCGCGGTCGACCGGATCCGCGACGGCGACCTCCGGAAGGTGGTGTTGGCGCAGGCGCTGGAGGCCGACCTCGCGGCCGACTTCCCCCGCGCGGCGACGCTCGAACGCCTCGCGGAGAAGTACCCCGACTGCCACCGCTACTGGTTCGAGCCGGACGGCGGGGACAGCGCGTTCTTCGGCGCCACGCCCGAGCGGCTGGTCTCGCTTCGCGGCCGGACGGTCGAGACCGACGCGCTCGCCGGGACGACCGGCCGCGGCGAGACGCCGAGCGAGGACGAGTGGCTCGCGCGGGAGCTCCTCGACGACGAGAAGAACGTCCACGAGCACGAGCTCGTCGCGGAGACGGTCCGCGACCAGCTGGAGCCGTTCGCGGCGTCGGTCTCCGCGGGCGAGCGCCGCGTCCGCCGGCTCGCGACGGTCCAGCACCTCCACACGCCGATCACCGCCGAGCTCGGCGCGGACCGCCACGTGCTCGACCTCGTCGATGCGCTCCACCCGACGCCCGCGGTCGGCGGGCTACCGCCGGACCGCGCGCTGGCGACGATCCGCGAGACGGAGCCGTTCGACCGCGGCTGGTACGCCGCGCCGGTCGGCTGGATCGACGCCGCGGGCAACGGCGCGTTCGCGGTCGCGATCCGCTCGGCCGTCGCGAGCCGGCGACGCGCGACGCTGTTCGCGGGCGTCGGGGTCGTCTCCGACTCGGACCCCGACCGCGAGTGGGACGAGGTCCAGCTGAAGTACCGGCCGATCCTCGACGAGCTGGAGGGCGACGGCGCGGGCGACTCCGCGGACTGACCTCCCGCCTATTGAAACATCTTGAGCGGCTCTGCCTGCGAGCTCTCCTCGTTCGCCTGTCGCATCCGCTCGGCGAACTGCTGTTTCGCCTCGCGGATCTCCGTCGCCTGCTCGACGAGCCCGTCGGTCGGCGTCTCGATCCCGGCGATCGGGTCGATGCCGTCGGCGATGAGCACCCGCGCCGCCTCGGGGTCGGGGAACTGCGGGTCGGACTCGACGACGAGGCCGACCGCGTCGCGATCGTTTTCGAGCGCCGCCGCGAGCATCGCGCCCGTTGGCCCGGAGACGAGCCCGGACTCGGACGGCTCGGACACCTCGGCCCGGGCCAGCGCCTCGGCGCCGTCGCCGGTCGCGATCCCGTACAGGCTCGGGGGCGCCTCGTCCTTCTCGCGGCCGAGCCCCGACAGGAACACCGGGAACAGGTCGACCTCGTCGAACCACGAGCCGAGACACGCCGCGACCTCGGTCGCCGCGGCCGGGTTCACGGGCACGTCGCTGCGGAGCGCGACGAGGTCGTTCTCGGGGTCAGCGTACAGCCGCACCGGGGTCGTCGCGGCCGTCTCGGACTCGTGGTAGACGGCCACCGGCGGGAGCCCGTCGCAGTGGACGTTCGCGTAGTGGGTCATCTCGTGGACGTCGATCAGGTGGTCGGTCGCGATCTTCCCGACGAGGCCGACGCCGGGGAACCCCTCGATCAGGGTGGGATCGTCCAGCGAGACGTCGTCGTCGAGGACGGAGATGCGTGCCATGCGCGCCCGTACGCCCGGGCCGGACCTAAAGGTGCGGCGCAGGCAGCTCCGGGGGCGGGACACGCGGCGGGTCCGGGGGTGAGACGCGCGGCGGATCCCTCGTTCGAGTCCCGAAACCGTCTAACGGCCCGCCGCGAAAGGAGGACCATGAATCCGCTCGACCGATACGAGCCGCTCGTCGACGACGTCGACGCGTTCCGGGCGGCGTGCGACCGGCCCCTCCCCTCGGTCGTGCGCACGAACGGCATCGCGGCGACCCCGGCCCGCGTCCGCGAGGCGTTCGACGACGAGGGCGTCGCCTACGAGCCGGTCGACTGGCGCGACGGCCTCTTCCGGCTCCCCGACGGGAACCCCGGCGGAAACTGGCCGTACGTCCACGGCTGGACCCACGGGCAGGAGGAGGTGTCCGTCCTACCGACGCTCGCGCTCGACCCGCGGCCGGGCGAGCGCGTCTGGGACGCCTGCGCGGCCCCCGGCAGCAAGACGACCCAGATCGCGGACGCGATGGACGACGAGGGCACCGTCGTCGCCAATGACAACAACCTCGGGCGGCTCTCCGCGCTCCGGCACAACGCCGAGCGGCTGGGGATCACGAACGCGATCGTCACGAATCAGGACGCGCGCAACTTCTCGACGAAGTCGCTCGCGTTCGACGAGTTCGACCGCGCGCTCGTGGACGCGCCCTGCTCCTGCGAGGGCACCTGTCGCAAGAACCCGGACGTCTTGGACGAGTGGACGCTCGACCACGTCCGCGCCGTCGCGGGGATCCAGAAGGGGGTGCTGGCCCGCGCCGTCCAGGCGACCCGTCCGGGCGGGGTCGTCGTCTACTCGACGTGTACGTTCGCGCCCGAGGAGAACGAGGCGGTCCTCGACCACGTCCTCGCGAACGAGGACTGCGAACTGGTCGAGTTCGACCTCCCGCTCGACACCGACCCCGGCGTGACCGAGTGGGACGGCGAGGCGTACGACGAGTCGGTGACGCGCGCGAAGCGGATCTACCCGCACCGCAACGACACGGGCGGCTTCTTCTGCGCGAAGCTGCGCGTGGGCGGGAACAAAAACACGGGGGTCGGAGCGTGACCGACGGCGCCCCCACCAACGACGGCCAGCAGTTCGATCGCCTCCCCGAGACGCCCGCAGACCGAGAGGTCGAGGGGCGCGCGAGTCGCGAAGAGGTCCTCGACTGGTGGGACGAGCGGTTCGGGATCGAGCGGGTGGTGTTCGAGGAATACAGCTTCTGGGAGAAGGGCGCCGGAAAGATCTGGATCTTCAACGGCGAGGCGACGGACCCGAGCGAGGTCGAGGCCGTCGGGATGACGTTTCTCCGGACGCGACAGGAGCACTGGAAGCCGACCGGGCGGGCGGTCTCGCGGTTCGGATCGCGCGCGACGAAGAACGTGATCGAGCTGGACCCCGAGCAGGCGTCTCGGTTCGCTGCCGGGGAGGATCAGGAGTTGCCGGAGTGGGACGGCGACTGGGGCTACCTGATCGCGACTCACGAGGTTGCCGGCGAGTCGGTGCCGATCGGCGTGGGGCTGTATTTATACGACGAACTGCGCTCCGTGGTGCCGAAAGGGAGTCGAGCGGACCTG of Halorubrum trapanicum contains these proteins:
- a CDS encoding universal stress protein; amino-acid sequence: MYSEILVPTDGSPASDAAIEHAIDLADQYGARLHALYVVDGTAYSSLEAGAEIVVEALESEGEEATRRVADAAADAGVDCVTSVTSGTAYQSIHDYVDEHGIDVVVMGTHGRKGIDRYLLGSVTERVVRTSDVPVLTVRQPTDE
- a CDS encoding transcription initiation factor IIB family protein, which produces MERPSRQRQQERDTEQETDESTVSCPECDSENIVTDADQELVCEDCGLVLDERNIDRGPEWRAFNHNERQSKSRVGAPITETMHDKGLTTTIDWKDKDAYGRSLSSEKRSQMHRLRKWQERIRTKDAGERNLQFALSEIDRMASALGVPRSVREVASVIYRRALNEDLIRGRSIEGVSTAALYAACRQEGIPRSLDEVADVSRVPQKEIGRTYRYISQELGLELKPVDPKQFVPRFASSLQLSEEVQSKATEIIDVSAEQGLLSGKSPTGFAAAAIYAASLLCNEKKTQREVADVAQVTEVTIRNRYQEQIEAMGFR
- a CDS encoding METTL5 family protein, which translates into the protein MATKRSLATKLGVVAGFERPDAALEQYPTPPELAAHVVHLADLHGDVDGRTVLDLGAGTGMLALAAALRGPARVVGLELDGGALATARANERRVAASAPVHWVRGDATRPPLAVAEPATVVMNPPFGAQDGNRNADREFLAVASDLADVSYSVHNAGSQEFVEAFAADEGGEVTHAFAAEFRIDAQFDHHTDAARDIDTEVYRIEWS
- a CDS encoding rhomboid family intramembrane serine protease; the protein is MIAEALPSEAVHLAAGGVGVVVALAAVYLVDRPSGDWTRALRSRLLLGVPWGTLVVIAGVIGVYLFVQSGIDNPNRPVVIPFRSWSYFYPEGLLWSSFAHASRGHITGNLLSALVAGGLAEYAYGHFPHGREVDDGDGRPVRLRRLPSRLRELPSRIAAVESPSENPYVRAFLIVPGAAVAFGLLSALFALGPVIGFSVVVFAYWGFALVSRPVAAVVAMAGTTLVGVLYDALRVPVAFAEASPSYGVPGWANVAIQGHALGLIGGALVAVVLLRRRPREQPDRDRDAGPDAAAGRWRYHPLSTAVGDDGSRADATERSALLVFGALLLFGASRRLWAVYWYLGNERYELYRAVGVGLLALLAAIVAVAAVSRDEPLWPTRAVPEPETVRGGIRSATPATVGLLLLVAALAVVAGPGVVPNLVAVDDGDLPGDPIEVEGYQVTYAEDVENQLVGVVDVEAFGRSTSVNTSGVIVSDPDREIWTTAVSKGNLAFWGYRAIDVGGTGWRETVWVQRIGWVAANGGPTYRVDAIRNGTRRTLFTSDPARAEPRIDGRNVVVAATRGGFELSVIGGSGNNVTAPLPAANESVTVRGITLVREGDVLFAERGETRVRIAQRERYEGRQ
- a CDS encoding UPF0058 family protein, whose translation is MHKDELLELHEQMVTIMEHFRAQETVDGSLFDPYDELDVDPSHVHKSKSEHKHAVFVLGNALANAMSEDEFSPAGRVGKRMEELADDAENKI
- a CDS encoding ribbon-helix-helix domain-containing protein codes for the protein MPRVKITVPEHLEMQIAQMVEEGEFLNREEAVEELLSTGIKAYKTSGPRDDDDSNSGFEEEGMMGHEDEYVF
- a CDS encoding sulfite oxidase-like oxidoreductase, translated to MTESGVEGAEDLTDLYREYGDDRLPPGQRETDGFPVLSKSGTPSWDPETFELEVWGAVEEPQSLSLDEFRDLPAVTQRQDFHCVTGWSKFDCEFTGVAFADLADLAGVRDEAEHVMFHSLDGYTTDLPLDECTKPGVQLAYGFDGDDLPADHGGPIRVVTPHKYAYKGAKWVSGVELLTEPELGYWEKRGYSDTANPWNEERYS
- a CDS encoding isochorismate synthase MenF translates to MERARSRSSPPLVSRTTAVDEPAFAAAFDALPSPRTTWSAPDDALVLGGGAAATLTAAGGDRFAAIRDASTELFESGDVHAGTEAARPRVFGGFAFHEGACDGDPWGPFPEARFVLPRVQLTVADNGAWLTVNAVGDDADVAAVEDRLAREVDRFAALDRRDSGETGESAAASRPPRPGIRASRRTTSREAWRESVGAAVDRIRDGDLRKVVLAQALEADLAADFPRAATLERLAEKYPDCHRYWFEPDGGDSAFFGATPERLVSLRGRTVETDALAGTTGRGETPSEDEWLARELLDDEKNVHEHELVAETVRDQLEPFAASVSAGERRVRRLATVQHLHTPITAELGADRHVLDLVDALHPTPAVGGLPPDRALATIRETEPFDRGWYAAPVGWIDAAGNGAFAVAIRSAVASRRRATLFAGVGVVSDSDPDREWDEVQLKYRPILDELEGDGAGDSAD
- a CDS encoding proteasome assembly chaperone family protein; this translates as MARISVLDDDVSLDDPTLIEGFPGVGLVGKIATDHLIDVHEMTHYANVHCDGLPPVAVYHESETAATTPVRLYADPENDLVALRSDVPVNPAAATEVAACLGSWFDEVDLFPVFLSGLGREKDEAPPSLYGIATGDGAEALARAEVSEPSESGLVSGPTGAMLAAALENDRDAVGLVVESDPQFPDPEAARVLIADGIDPIAGIETPTDGLVEQATEIREAKQQFAERMRQANEESSQAEPLKMFQ
- a CDS encoding RsmB/NOP family class I SAM-dependent RNA methyltransferase → MNPLDRYEPLVDDVDAFRAACDRPLPSVVRTNGIAATPARVREAFDDEGVAYEPVDWRDGLFRLPDGNPGGNWPYVHGWTHGQEEVSVLPTLALDPRPGERVWDACAAPGSKTTQIADAMDDEGTVVANDNNLGRLSALRHNAERLGITNAIVTNQDARNFSTKSLAFDEFDRALVDAPCSCEGTCRKNPDVLDEWTLDHVRAVAGIQKGVLARAVQATRPGGVVVYSTCTFAPEENEAVLDHVLANEDCELVEFDLPLDTDPGVTEWDGEAYDESVTRAKRIYPHRNDTGGFFCAKLRVGGNKNTGVGA